From the Synechococcus sp. KORDI-49 genome, the window CGTCTGATCAACCTCAGCGGCGATGAAGCACCGCTGGTGATCAGCGAGAGCCTGTTCAGCATGGAAGGAACAAGCCCCGATGTGGAGGCGCTGGCCCGACTCTGCTCCCAGCACGGAGCCCGGCTGCTGATCGATGAAGCCCATGCCCTCGGTGTGCTCGGGATCGGCGGGCGTGGCCTCTGCCACGCCATGGGGCAACCGGTGGATCTGATCAGCGGCACCTTCGGCAAGGCCTTCGGCAGCGGTGGTGCCTTTCTGGCCGGTGATGCCGCCATGGGCGAACGCCTGCTGCAGACCAGTGGAGCTTTCCGCTACACCACGGCCCTGGCGCCGCCGCTGGTGGCCGGAGCCCGCGCAGCCCTGGATCTGCTGCAGAGGCATCCGAACTGGGGACAGGAGCTGCTGCAACGCTCCCGGCGCTGGCGGGATGCCCTGCAACAAGCCGGCTGGTGCCGCCCCCGTGGAGACGGCCCGGTGCTGCCGCTGCTCATCGGTGATGACGCCTCAACCCTGCAGCATCAGGAGCAGCTGGAGGCACAGGGACTGCTGAGTATCGCGATCCGTCCCCCCACGGTTCCGGAGGGAACCGCACGGCTGCGGCTTGTGCTGCGCAGGGATCTGCCGCAGGGAAGCCTGGAGCGACTGCTGGCGGCCCTTCCCAGCCCATGAACCAGGCCATCACGATGCACGGGTGGGCCGGTGACGCCTCGAACTGGCGCCACTGGCGAGAGGAGCTGATGGCTCTGGGCTGGCACTGGAGTGATGGAGAACGGGGCTACGGCAACCTGCCCCCCCGATCCCCGAGCTGGCATCCGGAGCCCGGGCGCCGTCTGCTGATCGCTCATTCGCTCGGTCTGCACCTGCTGCACAGCTCCGTGCTGGAGACGGCGACCGACGTGGTGCTGCTGGGCAGTTTC encodes:
- a CDS encoding 8-amino-7-oxononanoate synthase yields the protein MTQAEPARRRRLRTWCPGAESWQLRHAAEGGEPLLDLASNDYLGLSRHPDLIQAATAALRTEGVGSGGSRLVTGSRPGHDDLEQALADWLGRDRVLLFPSGFQANIAAVGALANRRSTVLADRLIHHSLLVGVQASGARLQRFAHNDLADLERRLINLSGDEAPLVISESLFSMEGTSPDVEALARLCSQHGARLLIDEAHALGVLGIGGRGLCHAMGQPVDLISGTFGKAFGSGGAFLAGDAAMGERLLQTSGAFRYTTALAPPLVAGARAALDLLQRHPNWGQELLQRSRRWRDALQQAGWCRPRGDGPVLPLLIGDDASTLQHQEQLEAQGLLSIAIRPPTVPEGTARLRLVLRRDLPQGSLERLLAALPSP